The following DNA comes from Vigna radiata var. radiata cultivar VC1973A chromosome 4, Vradiata_ver6, whole genome shotgun sequence.
taaaaggaaaaggtATAACACAACTAAAtcaactaattaataattatacttaaacttttagtagtttttttacatcatactaattaattttataaaactgaatTAATTGTAATCTAATCTTATTATAAGATAAGATTTCCAcccattaatatttatttctacttataaaaaatttctaatattATCAGTTTAACCAAGGGAACAGAACTATAAGTATCATTTAAACCAAAGACACAAGTAGTTGACATAAATAAGATTTGGAATCAAACATTTAAGGAAATTTAGGTCTACAAGAGTCTTACAACAATTACTCCAAGGCTTgaacatgaaaatagaaaaacaacagAAAGCAGCATTGTTCTAAATCTgcaactaaattaaacaaacacTTATTTAATAGAGAAAATAACATAGTTTTAAAGAGATAGACTGGTAGCCGTGGATAATCATGAGGATTTTATAAAATCCAATTTCTACTTGAATACAATCGCACACTCATTTGCGCTTGTGAGGAAGGAGCGAATTCTGTCTCGTTGGTTTTCCTTCCAAGTATAACTATATGGCGTGGAACTATTTTTTCTGAGAGAAACCACCAGTAAAGATTGTCCATTGTTCATGAAATATTCCACCAGCTTGTATTCCATTTCTATGCCTTTGAAGTCACAAATTTCTAATTGCTTCAGATTTTGAACCATGCTAAAAGGGAAAACAGATTCTAACTCAACATCGCCAAAGTAGTTGTCGAACACCTGCTTGTATAAATGTGTATAAGTAATTGAAAAATGCATAGCAATTAAACTTAAATACCAAACACAATATTCCTTTACCTTTTTAAAGGAAAGCACTTGAAGGTTAGGACAATTTTCAAACAAGTTGAATAACACATGTGCAATCCAGTAACGGGTATAATCATCTTGACAATAACCTGGGATAAGCCTTATCTTATACATGTTTATGAAAGTGGGTATCACCGGTTTAGAAACATATAGAGCCTTCAAACATATAAACAAGAATTAGATGATGATAATAACAAAGTTTCAATTCTCTAACACAAAACACacattaaacaaacaaaaaaataaattaaaacctTCATGATGGGTTCTGATATGTTGAGTACTGTCAGGTTTTGAAACTCTTCAAAAAAGGTACAAGCTTTTGCAGAACGAGAATAAAAGTCATTCCAATCTGCGAACTGAATCATACAATCAACAGCTATGATTGCTTCATCAATTGAAGGAACACTTTGAATCATTTTCAATTCAACCGCTTGACCCTCAATGGAGAAGAACTTCAGATTTGGTGCATCCACATTCACTTTGTGACCTCCCTTAAGAGATAATAACAACCTCCGAAGGCTTTCAGACTTCACAGTAATACTCATATCTGTTTGGTCTATCACATGCCACTCAAGTTTTACAATTATCAAGGAGGAACTTGACATGTTAAGAGTTTTGACTTTAGTCTTCTCCTTTATTATAAACATTGCATTTTCTAGCCTAGGGCACCCATCCAGTAACCTTTGAATGGAATTCTCATCCCCCAATCTAAAAGGAACTAAGTGAGCATACCTTAGCTTGGGCAACCAAACATTTTCTGGAAGATACCACCCCCAAGGAATAAGTAGACGCAAACCAATTAGAGTCTCTGATATCAACATTCTAGGAGGAACAAAAATTGAAGGTGCCACATCAGTTCTTTCAATACAGATATCAAAACTGTAATCAATAGTCTCCACCTTTGAAATGGACACTGCAAAAGCTGTGGACATCAACAATGACTGATAACCCAGTCTCATCCTTTCAGCAAACTTCTTCACAGTTAGCTTTATAACTGTAATGGGTACTTCTGGATTTCTCTCTCGAAGCATTCTATTAACAAAGCGTACAAAGAGGTGAAAGAGCCTATGATGGTCAGGAGTACCGCTATTATCATTGAAAGTCACCTCAATATTGCTAAGTTGTAAGAAAAGATCTCTCCAGGTT
Coding sequences within:
- the LOC106758318 gene encoding F-box/LRR-repeat protein At3g26922-like produces the protein MAEPSSKISRPTLDETLDGEADNIDRLSALPESILLYILSFLEIKEAAATSVLSTTWRDLFLQLSNIEVTFNDNSGTPDHHRLFHLFVRFVNRMLRERNPEVPITVIKLTVKKFAERMRLGYQSLLMSTAFAVSISKVETIDYSFDICIERTDVAPSIFVPPRMLISETLIGLRLLIPWGWYLPENVWLPKLRYAHLVPFRLGDENSIQRLLDGCPRLENAMFIIKEKTKVKTLNMSSSSLIIVKLEWHVIDQTDMSITVKSESLRRLLLSLKGGHKVNVDAPNLKFFSIEGQAVELKMIQSVPSIDEAIIAVDCMIQFADWNDFYSRSAKACTFFEEFQNLTVLNISEPIMKALYVSKPVIPTFINMYKIRLIPGYCQDDYTRYWIAHVLFNLFENCPNLQVLSFKKVFDNYFGDVELESVFPFSMVQNLKQLEICDFKGIEMEYKLVEYFMNNGQSLLVVSLRKNSSTPYSYTWKENQRDRIRSFLTSANECAIVFK